A portion of the Lathamus discolor isolate bLatDis1 chromosome 5, bLatDis1.hap1, whole genome shotgun sequence genome contains these proteins:
- the LOC136015969 gene encoding LOW QUALITY PROTEIN: cGMP-dependent protein kinase 1-like (The sequence of the model RefSeq protein was modified relative to this genomic sequence to represent the inferred CDS: inserted 6 bases in 4 codons; deleted 1 base in 1 codon; substituted 1 base at 1 genomic stop codon) has translation MNKVLLELRLQEERAFLQSMLQEGSKEPPPSWRDSHSLAIISEPLTSDDALCVPNSPTLPRELSLIAAAVERSPFLWRLGEGYPEVLAQSFTPVQHGPGDTVLAEGTAMCIVAEGQLSVSQCGCPLHKLSPGDVFGELALLYHCRHMATMQGKDHPHHGYGVPTACTQHPDTLLCLSAQPCVPLSHHDKCKVLHLGWSNPRHSYRLGREEIQSSPAEKDLGVLIDQQRYRAIAASNAAQRQAEILGSLVPCLQDASDSHLCTLLDAMEECTFEPSHVIIHEGDXGESFYIILKGEVSAAPMALWTPRAGAEKLICVLGPGKHFGELTLLPDSPWIALCQAQGXVTCVTLAKERVSLCSPPKCHPPAQPCPTDNSSALQRLPGAQLPLPHATGIDIAWQWRWQAAVPELEVLEVQLGVLSAAMSPRPILEPWRSLGSSPVLRRLQGWESAAPRRCRGCCRSMVPTHRSWGFPNLQQPPFPTRLEDLEAVCYKEGPWQGQRXVLSTGSFGRVELVRCQERVFALKRICKDWVVRTWQXEHACTERWVLAASGSPFVVGLFGTFWGGQCVYLLLWVCQGSELWAKLRKVYGAGASIRLCHGACHIVPCTRLSLLCRRCLEDPLAAFCCACVVEGLQYLHGRGIVYRDLKPENLMLDQPGYVKLLDFGFAKELCQGGKSFSFCRTXAHKVLSQEGDGFTIDFWVLGVLTFELLVGRSLFHSTGPWQTYSRILDGIFFLAFLSKAGCSIIGKLCRHHQGQCLGNTASGIHGIKKYRCFRAPMWGKLLLWQLEATTLQLIRERPPFANFKGFSVNRMPAEHEFSGWDEDFWWQ, from the exons ATGAAcaaggtgctgctggagctgcggctgcaggaggagagggcaTTCCTGCAGAGCATGCTGCAGGAGGGTTCCAAGGAGCCACCCCCCAGCTGGCGAGACAGCCACAGTCTAGCCATCATCTCCGAGCCCCTCACCAGTGACGATGCCCTCTGTGTGCCCAACAGCCCCACATTGCCCAG ggaGCTCAGCCTCATCGCAGCAGCAGTGGAGCGCAGCCCATTCCTGTGGCGCCTGGGTGAGGGCTACCCCGAGGTGCTGGCCCAGAGCTTCACCCCAGTCCAACATGGCCCTGGGGACACAGTGCTGGCTGAGGGCACCGCCATGTGCATCGTGGCAG AAGGGCAGCTCAGTGTGAGCCAGTGTGGCTGCCCACTCCACAAACTGAGCCCAGGAGATGTGTTTGGGGAGCTGGCCCTGCTGTACCACTGCAGGCACATGGCCACCATGCAGGGTAAGGACCATCCCCACCACGGGTACGGGGTACCCACTGCATGTACCCAACACCCTGACACCCTCCTGTGTCTCAGCGCTCAGCCCTGTGTGCCTCTGAGccaccatgacaagtgcaaggtcctacacctgggttggagcaatcccaggcacagctacaggttgggcagagaagagattcagagcagccctgcagagaaggacttgggggtgttg attgaccAGCAGCGGTACCGTGCCATTGCCGCCAGCAATGCCGCACAGCGCCAGGCTGAGATCCTGGGCTCCCT GGTGCCCTGTCTGCAGGATGCCTCTGACAGCCACCTCTGCACGCTGCTGGATGCCATGGAGG AGTGCACATTTGAACCCAGCCATGTCATTATCCATGAAGGAG GAGGGGAAAGCTTCTACATCATCCTGAAGGGAGAGGTGAGTGCAGCACCCATGGCACTGTGGACCCCCAGGGCAGGAGCA GAGAAGCTGATCTGTGTCCTGGGTCCTGGCAAGCACTTTGGGGAGCTCACCCTGTTGCC GGACAGCCCCTGGATAGCCTTGTGCCAAGCCCAGGG CGTCACCTGCGTCACCCTGGCCAAGGAGCGGGTGTCCCTGTGTTCTCCCCCTAAATGCcaccccccagcccagccctgccccactGACAACTCTTCTGCCCTACAGAGACTTCCTGGCGCTCAGCTCCCTCTGCCCCATGCAACT GGCATTGACATCGCTTGGCAGTGGAGGTGGCAGGCAGCAGTTCCTGAGCTGGAGGTCTTGGAGGTCCAGCTTGGGGTTCTGAGTGCTGCCATGTCCCCACGGCCCATCCTGGAGCCGTGGCGGTCTCTGGGGTCCAGCCCGGTGCTGAGGCGCCTTCAAG GTTGGGAGTCAGCAGCCCCACGGCGCTGCCgcgggtgctgcaggagcatgGTCCCCACTCACAGGAGCTGGGGGTTCCCAAACCTGCAGCAGCCCCCATTCCCAACACGGCTGGAGGACCTGGAGGCTGTGTGCTACAAGGAGGGGCCATGGCAGGGCCAGCG TGTCCTGAGCACCGGCAGCTTCGGCAGGGTTGAGCTG GTGCGGTGCCAGGAACGTGTCTTTGCGCTGAAGCGGATCTGCAAGGACTGGGTAGTGCGGACGTGGCAGTAAGAGCAC GCGTGCACGGAGCGGTGGGTGCTGGCTGCCAGCGGCAGCCCCTTCGTTGTGGG GCTTTTCGGCACCTTCTGGGGTGGGCAGTGCGTCTACCTGCTGCTGTGGGTCTGCCAGGGCAGCGAGCTGTGGGCCAAGCTGCGCAAGGTGTATGGTGCTGGAGCGAGCATTAGGCTGTGCCATGGCGCATGCCACATTGTGCCGTGCACCCGCCTGTCCCTGCTGTGCAGGCGCTGCTTGGAGGACCCACTGGCCGCGTTCTGCTGCGCCTGTGTGGTTGAGGGCCTTCAGTACCTGCATGGACGTGGCATTGTCTACCGTGACCTGAAGCCTGAGAACCTCATGCTGGACCAGCCTGGCTACGTGAAGCTG CTTGACTTTGGATTCGCCAAGGAGCTGTGTCAGGGGGGGAAGAGCTTCTCCTTCTGCAGGA CAGCGCACAAGGTGCTGAGCCAGGAGGGCGATGGCTTCACCATCGACTTCTGGGTGTTGGGTGTCCTCACCTTCGAGCTGCTGGTGGGCAG GTCTCTGTTCCACAGCACAGGCCCCTGGCAGACCTACAGCCGCATCCTGGATGGCATCTTCTTCCTGGCCTTCCTCAGTAAGGCTGGCTGTTCAATCATAGGCAAGCTCTGCAG